One window of the Triticum dicoccoides isolate Atlit2015 ecotype Zavitan chromosome 3B, WEW_v2.0, whole genome shotgun sequence genome contains the following:
- the LOC119276225 gene encoding uncharacterized protein LOC119276225 yields MAAGGSGGGGDIGADSERRLKKAMDKLYHFPKPKPSPSPGSKPSSSSTPSSWRAGKAADAGRRFGVVRGSRLPPQMAAMSAMSPPPPCRPWDRRDVVRRLSSFKAMTWFAKPKVVSPVNCARRGWTNVEPDIITCEACGARLLFSSPSSWTPQQVEKAASVFSLKLDTGHKLLCPWIDNICDESLALFPPTPPPVLVENYYECFSSLLRLSSLPRISPSSLDIMRKWSPQLEQFLLEPFSSSVVLKGGFMLTEDSTIRDLDGTFQVAGIYYQALKIISLCGWEPRLLHYAVDCATKSHSDASSTSIFAQPEKMNNTLEDRVVIYSHKEVDGSPAIPDANQGDQHYDPSSVVLDCQFCGACVALWRFSLVERPLQLFKLVSDSNTQDEQSNGHANLVSGVEPSKSANVGFNFTIAGGPPPTRQSFRPRVSFPVVSRHLKADLNSRGKSFSSGSDREIVSVALHASGPMKRKRSMDKLHTLEGVNTISNDVDTSAKGVHHDHGGDNSEKQIANLGVNTDQIQGCSPSDTTEDINMEEVVNGEPESGVATSRSMTSTNLKLDQHGIDPKFSPVEDTREEPTNDRNSIQTHANMSKPAEVGTITKSSTNMEKGVHPSGKKQGLYDQMNEFDPIKQHRTFCPWISPDDSDALPGWRLTLSALLAQDKRVDGDSQLETKLSLLDDEEDPVTSVRKLFMTPPSKKPRIHQAEKS; encoded by the exons ATGgccgccggcggcagcggcggtggcggagaCATCGGGGCTGATTCCGAGCGGCGCCTCAAGAAGGCTATGGACAAGCTCTACCACTTCCCCAAGCCCAAGCCTAGCCCCAGCCCCGGCTCCAAACCCTCCTCCTCGTCCACTCCCAG CTCGTGGAGGGCGGGGAAGGCGGCGGATGCCGGGAGGAGGTTCGGGGTTGTGCGGGGGTCGCGGCTCCCGCCGCAGATGGCCGCCATGTCAGCGATGTCTCCGCCTCCGCCATGCCGCCCGTGGGACCGCCGTGACGTTGTGCGGCGGCTCTCCTCATTCAAGGCCATGACCTGGTTCGCAAAGCCCAAG GTTGTTAGTCCTGTTAACTGTGCTAGGAGAGGGTGGACTAATGTTGAACCGGACATTATAACGTGCGAGGCATGTGGGGCACGTCTCCTCTTTTCCTCTCCTTCCTCGTGGACACCACAGCAAG TTGAAAAGGCTGCTTCTGTTTTCAGCTTGAAGCTGGACACTGGACACAAACTACTCTGTCCATGGATTGACAACATATGTGATGAATCACTTGCCTTATTTCCACCCACACCTCCTCCTGTTTTAGTTGAGAACTACTATGAGTGCTTCTCGTCTCTGCTGCGGCTTTCATCACTTCCAAGAATTTCCCCCTCTTCTCTGGATATCATGAGGAAGTGGAGTCCACAACTAGAACAGTTCCTATTGGAGCCGTTCTCTTCATCAGTTGTCCTTAAAGGGGGATTTATGCTTACTGAAGACTCAACTATTAGGGACCTAGATGGCACTTTTCAAGTTGCTGGCATATATTATCAG GCACTCAAGATAATAAGCTTATGTGGATGGGAACCACGCCTACTTCACTATGCTGTTGATTGTGCAACCAAATCTCACTCGGATGCAAGCTCTACCTCCATATTTGCCCAACCAGAGAAAATGAACAACACACTGGAAGATCGGGTCGTAATTTACTCACACAAGGAAGTTGATGGTTCTCCAGCAATTCCAGATGCTAATCAAGGAGATCAACATTATGATCCATCATCCGTTGTTTTAGATTGTCAGTTTTGTGGAGCCTGTGTTGCCTTGTGGCGTTTTTCCCTTGTAGAACGACCTCTTCAACTTTTTAAGCTTGTATCAGATTCGAATACACAAGATGAGCAAAGTAATGGACATGCTAACCTAGTCAGTGGAGTAGAACCTTCAAAGTCTGCAAATGTTGGTTTTAATTTTACCATTGCTGGTGGTCCTCCGCCGACTAGACAGAGTTTTCGACCAAGAGTTTCATTTCCTGTTGTCAGTCGACACTTGAAAGCTGACTTGAACTCCCGTGGAAAATCATTTTCATCAGGAAGTGATAGAGAGATTGTTTCTGTGGCTTTGCATGCTTCAGGGCCCATGAAGCGCAAACGAAGCATGGATAAGCTTCATACGTTGGAAGGCGTTAACACTATCTCCAATGATGTTGATACATCGGCCAAAGGGGTACATCACGATCATGGAGGTGATAATTCTGAAAAGCAGATTGCAAACTTGGGAGTAAACACTGATCAAATTCAAGGGTGTTCACCTTCAGATACAACTGAGGATATTAATATGGAAGAAGTTGTCAATGGAGAACCAGAATCAGGTGTTGCCACAAGCAGAAGTATGACGAGCACGAACTTGAAACTTGATCAACACGGAATAGATCCCAAGTTTTCACCTGTTGAGGATACAAGAGAAGAACCTACTAATGATCGGAACTCTATACAGACACATGCAAACATGTCCAAGCCAGCTGAGGTTGGCACAATCACAAAATCGTCCACCAACATGGAAAAAGGTGTACATCCATCAG GAAAAAAACAAGGCCTGTATGACCAAATGAATGAGTTTGATCCTATCAAGCAGCACCGGACATTCTGCCCTTGGATATCCCCTGATGACAGTGATGCCTTGCCTGGATGGAGGCTGACTCTTTCGGCGTTACTTGCTCAGGATAAAAGAGTTGATGGAGATTCGCAATTGGAGACTAAGCTCAGCCTTCTCGATGAC GAGGAGGATCCGGTTACATCTGTTAGAAAGCTTTTCATGACACCGCCTTCCAAGAAGCCGAGGATACATCAAGCAGAGAAGAGCTGA